The genomic window AAGTACAGAAGCAGTTGATGAGAATATCAAAAAAGTAGAAGAAAATATAAAGCAATTAGAACGTAAAGCAAAAGTGGAAGCATATTATGATGGTTATGTCGAAAGTTTAAAAAATGAAACCAAATTGCGAAGTGAATTAACATTAGCACAAAATAATTATAATGCTGAATTAGAAAAACAACAAAATTATCAGTCAAAAATAGATGAATTTATTGCAAAGTATAAAAAACAAGGTTATTTGAGCCCTGAGGACTGTGATTTAATGGCTTTATATAGTGAAAAATTGGGTGAATCTAAAGAACAGTTGTCTCAATATTCAGAAACGTTGGATAAAGCTAGGGGAACTTATGAAGCTAATGAAAAAGGTATTACTTTATATAAAGATGCTATTGGTGCATTAGATGGAAGTATAGAATCATCAGCACAATTACAATTAGAGGAATATACGGCTCTTGATGAAAATGGAAAAGTGGCATGGGATAGTTTGGCTGCAGCATCGGAAGATTGTAAAAATCGTATAACAACGGCTCAGGGAGATGAACTAGAAGTTGTGAAAATGACGTCTGGATTATTGCAAGAAGAAATGTTAAAGAAAGCCTATGAACAAGGGGCTTCTTATGATGAAATGGTTGCTAAACTCAAGGAAAGTGGAGCAATTATGAATGAAGAAGAGGAAAAGCAACTTAAAAAGAGTTATGGACTCTGGCAATTGAATAGTATAGAGATTCAATCGGCACAAGCTGTAGGATTAGATGCTTTAAAATTATCAAAAATGACTGCATTGAGTCAAATGAATGATAATGATAGAGAAAAATTATCAGAAAATGTTAAGTTATTTGCTGAAAAAGGTGATGCGAGTGGTATTGAATTATGTAATAAACTAGCAGCGAGTTTGGAAGCTAACAATGGAGAAATCACTGATGAAACAAAAGCTATTATGGCTGATATAGAAGCACAGGCAGAGGCAGCTGATCCAACAGCACAGGTTGATGTTAATGGACCAAGTGATAAAAATCTCGATGATGTGAAGAAAAAAGTAGATAAAGCAGCAGTAGATAGAAAGGCAAAAATGATACTTGAAGCTGAAGCAGATAAAAAATCCTTTACTTTATGGGGTATTAAATTACCATGGTTTGCAGAAGGTGGTTTCCCAGAAACAGGACAATTATTTGTTGCGCGTGAAGCTGGTCCGGAGTTAGTTGGTCGTATTAATGGGAAAACAGCTGTTGCTAATAATGATCAGATTGTGACTGGTATTAGTAGTGGGGTTTATAATGCTGTTAGAAGTGCAATGCAAGGAAATGGTGGTAATGGGAATATGAACATTCATGCAACATTTGTAATGGATGGAGAAGTTGTTGGAAAACAAGTGATTAAATATCATAATGGTGTTGTTAAACGTACTGGAACAACACCATTGATGATTTAGGAGGAGAATTATGGATATTTTAAAAATTAATGGTCAAGCTATTCAAAATCCTGTTGCATTGCAATGGGAAGAATCAGATTTAGATTCAAGTGAAGGAACTGGTCGAAATCAATTGGGTGATATGTTTAGAGATCGTATTACAATGAAAAGAAAAGTGTCTGTATCATTTCCACCAATGAAGGATGCAGAAATGTCTTCATTATTAGAAGCTATTTCTCCAATGTTTTTTGCATTGGAGTATCCAGATCCTAAACTTGGGAGACGTCATACGATGACTGTTTATGTGAGTGATAGAAGTGTTCCGGTATATATGTTTGATAAAACAATGAATCAATGGATATGGCAAGGGATGTCTATTGATTTTATTGAGAAGTAGGTGAGTTTATGATAACAACAACACAAGCATATAAAGATAAGATTTTAAGTGACCATCGAGAGATGAAAATGAAAGTAATATTAAATGGTCATCAAGAAATTGACGGCCATTATTTAAAGAATGTCACTATTCATGAAGTGAGTAATGGATTGGATACATTAACAATTGGAGGAATATGTTCAAATAGTATTAAGATTGATATGTTTGATCCTGGAAATATTCCTTTTGAAAATGGATTGATTGAAGCTTTTATTGGTGTTCAATTATCTACTGATATAGAATGGATTCCAATGGGGTCTTTTTTTATAAGTGAAATAACAAGACAAAATGAATATGAAGTGAGTCTTGAAGGATATGATGGCATTTCATTATTAAGTGAAGAATATAAGCCACATATTGAGTATCCAGCAACACTTCAAGATGTTGTCTTGGATGTGATAAATCAATGTGGTTTAACGCTTAAACAACAGGAGTTAGAGGATATCATTATTGAAGTGCCAATGGAAGTGACTTGTAAAGAAATGCTTGGGTATATGGCTTCTTTAATGGGGAAAAATGCAAGAATGAATCGCTTTGGTGAGTTAGAATTTTATTGGTATGAAAGTGGGCAATATACGATTCCATTAGAATTACAATATCAATTAGGATTTAAAAAGACGAATTCTGTTTTGACGATTTCTTCATTGACAAGTGGTGATGAAGAACATGTTCTAACTGTTGGAAGTGGGTATGGAATCACATTTGCGAATCCTTATATGACTCAAGAAAGATTAGAATCTCTTTTTAAAAAAATCAATGGTTTTACATATACACCAGCGACATTAAAATGGCGTGGTGATCCATGTCTTGAAGTCTGTGATATTGTTCATGTTCAAGAAAGTACAAAGGATATGTCACAAATTCTTATTATGGATCATACGATTTCTTTTGATGGTGGTATGAGCAGTGTTATAGAAAGTCATGGTCAAAATGAAAAAGAAGTTGTGATGAGTAAAAGTCCAACTGAAATAAAATTAAATAAATTTTATAATACTTTGATTGAATCTTATAAACAAACAACTGAAAAGATTCTTGGACAAAAAGGTGGTTATTATGTTATTGATGTAGATGAAAATGGTTATCCTAATGGATGGACAATTATGAATACACCAACATTAAGAGATGATACCCATTTATGGAGAATGTCTATGGGTGGTTTTGGTTATAGTCAAGATGGTGGTAAGACTTTTGAAAACATTGCCTTTGATTTAGATGGAAATTTTAGTGCAAATGCATTGACTTCAGGGCAATTGAGTGGAGATATGTTTGAATTAGACTTGGAAAATGGTACAGTTCAATTTGGTATGAGAGATCAAGAAGGACATATTATTGATCCTTTTTTAATATTAGATCAAAATGGATTAGAGATTAAACATATAACTGAAATTGAAGATAATGTTTCTCAAATCATGAGAAATTTCAATATTTATCTTGAAACCAATATTCTTGCTAGTCAGGTTTTTGATAGTAATGCAAATACTTATATTCCTGATTTCATGACAGATCATTTAACAATTACAGCTCATGCCTATGATTTAGAAGGCAAAGAAATATCTGATATGACATATACATGGAAGCGTAAGAGCGAAAATGGTGTTGAAGCATTGACTGTAGGTGAACATGCTGATGGGAATGTACTTACCATTAGTCATAATCTTGATCATTCCATCACATATGTTTGTACTGCCACTGCTGATCTTATTTCCAAAAAAGAAGAATTTACAGTTATTTCTACAAAGACAGGATTAAATGGTAACGATGGACAAACAGGTCCTCAAGGACCTCAAGGGTTACAAGGACCACAGGGACCTCAGGGGGTGCAAGGCCCTAAGGGAAACGATGGCAAGCAGTATTATACATGGTTAAAATATGCTGATACGCCAACGAGTGGTATGTCAGATACTCCAGAAGGAAAGGCTTATATTGGATTGGCATATAATAAGTCCTCATCTAGTGAAAGTAACAATTACAGTGATTATACTTGGTCACTGATTAAAGGCGAAAAAGGAGATCAAGGCGTTGCAGGCGGAAAAGGGGCAGATGGAAAGACCTTCTACACTTGGGTAAAATATGCAACATCTTCCTCTGGAGCAAACATGAGTGATGATCCTGCAGGTAAAACATATATTGGACTAGCCTATAACAAGACAACACAAACAGAATCAACAAATGCTGCTGATTATACATGGTCACTGATTAAAGGTGAGAAAGGTGATACAGGTCCAGCAGGGAAAGGGATAAAGTCCACAACCATAACATATCAGGCTGGAACATCAGGAACAGCAGCACCAACTGGAAGCTGGGCAACAAGCATTCCAAGTGTTACACAGGGACAGTATTTGTGGAGCAGAACAGTCATCACATATACAGATAGTACAACTTCCACAACATATAGTGTTGCCTATATTCCTAAAAACGGAACGACTGGTGCAACAGGAACAGGGGTTGGAAGTATTGCTCAGCAATATTATTTAAGTACATCTAAAACATCTCAAACAGGTGGAAATTGGGTTTCTGTTATGCCTACATGGTCTACAGGTAAATATCTATGGACAAGATATGCAATTACATATACAAATCCAGCAAGTACATCATATACAAGTCCAATTTGTGACAGTTCCTGGGAAGCTGTTAATGAAATAACTATTGGTGGAAGAAATCTTTTGCTTGATAGTGATGTAGAAGTAACAAATACAAGTTATCCTATACAGACATATAAGATGAGTGAAAAAATGATTGCCAATGAAACATATACATGTCGTTTATGGGGAACTTTAGGAACTGGCAAGAGTTACTTTGGATTATGGCTTGATGGTGGATCCATTTCGCTTGGAAACCTTGTTAATAAAGGTGATGGTACATTTGAATTGACATTTAAAGGCAAGACAGGAACTCTTGATACAAGTGTACTGCATGTTTATCCAGTTGCGTCCAGTGTAAGTGCTACAAGTACCATAACAAAAATAAAACTTGAAAAAGGGAATAAGGCAACCGACTGGAGTCCAGCACCAGAGGATGTAGATAATCGTTTCGACGAATCGGCAAAGGATTTTGCAGATCAGATTAATAATGCGAAGACAGAATTCACTTCACAAATTGATACGAGGGCCAACAGCATAATAGAGACAATATCAAAAACATATCTTTCTAAAGAGACAGGTGAAACATTGGCTGAAAGGACAGCTGAACTTGAAAAAAGTGCAGAGGGATGGGCATTTAATTTTAAAACTCTTACTAAGCAATATGATGAATTAAGTTCTGAACAGAAGGAAAATTATGCAAGAATACTTAAATATATCCGATTTATTGATGGAAATATTATACTTGGTGAAGAAAATAATGCTTTAACCTTAACTATCCAAAACGATAAGATTGTATTTAAGCAATCAAATAAAGAACTCGCTTATTTTACAAATGGAAAACTGTATGTTACGGATGGCGAGTTTACACAAAGCTTAAGAATTGGAAAATTTGCTTTTGTGCCAAGAAGCAATGGCAGTTTAGATTTTAAGAAAGTAGGTAATTAGATATGGCAAGTATTAGAAGTGGAACGTATAAAAGTCATTTATGGCTGACATTTGATTATTCCTATTCACAAAATGTTGCAAACAATAACAGTTCCGTCTCATGGAGCTTAGTTCTTCACTGGGATGCAAGTTTAAATTTTAGTGCCAGCAAGAGTTATTCAGTAACAGTCAATGGGACCAATTATTCAGGATCTTATACTGGTGGAGCAAGTGGAGGAAGTGGCTCAAAGACAATTCGTAGTGGAACAACGTCTGTTGGGCATAATGCCGATGGTACAAAATCAGTGAGTGTCAGTGCGAGTTTTGGAATTGAGGTTACTTATTCAGGAACAAAGATCAGTACTATGACACTGTCAGGAAGCTTTACACTTCCAACAATTCCTCGTGCAAGTTCGTTTGGTGCTATTAGTGGTAATACAATCGGTAGTGCTATGACAATTAATATCAATCGTGCAAGTACGGCTTTTACACATTCTCTTTGGTATAGTTTTGGAAATATTAGTTGGGCAGGAATAGGAAGTGGAATAGGGACTTCTACAACATGGACTGTGCCAATGGAACTATGTAATCAGATTGGCAATGCAACAAGTGGAACAGGAACACTTATTTTAAGAACATACAATGGTTCTACACAAATCGGTGAAGATAAGTATATCAATTTTACAGTTAATGTGCCTGCAAGTGTTGTTCCGTGGGTGTCAGCACCAACAGTTAGTGAAGCTATATCAGGATTAGCAGCGAAGTTTGGAGGATATGTCAAAGGCAAGTCACAGCTAGCAGTATCAATTAGTGCTGGTGGATCATATTCAAGCTGGATAACACAATATTCAACAAGTGTTAGTGGTATTGGAACATATGGTAGTGCTAGCTTTACAAGTGGAGTTTTATGGAATGCAGGAAATGTCACTATTACAACGACTGTCACAGATAGTCGTGGAAGAACGGCAAGTGCCAGTAAGACAGTTACTGTCCTAGATTACTATTCACCAAGTATTTCTAAATTTGCTGTTGTTCGTTGCAATAATGCTGGAACAGTTGATGAGAATGCAGGGGCCTACGCAAGGATAACCTATGCCTTTGCAATCGCTTCTGTTAGCTCTAAAAACACAAATAGCTTTGCTTTACAATACTTGAATGATAGTGGGAATTGGACAAATCTAATGACAGGAAGTGGTTATTCTAAAGATACGTACTATGTCTCAACAGTGACATTTGATGTTAATAAGGAACGACAGTTCAGGATAGCGGTTACAGATTATTTTGGAACATGGTATGCCTATGCAACAATGGCACCAACATTTACGCTTGTAAACTTTTCTAGTGGAGGTAATGGAATTGCAATTGGAACAACGGCAGAAGATAACAAGTTTAAAATAGCAATACCAGTATATTATAAAAATAATCTCATTGATTTAGGTAAGGTGATGATTTTTGATGGATATGAAAATGGAAAAATAAAATTCCACACAATTGATTAGGAGAAGAGAAATGAAAAGAAATAAAAATACTCCCAAAATAGTCGGAGCAAGGGTTACAAATATCTATTATTACAGGAAAGGAGAACGCTATCGTTTAGGATTAGTAAGTCCTATAGAAAGAGAGGTGAAAGCTTAATAGCTTTTGATTATGATAGACTTGACTAGTTTTTCTACAGTAAATGGTGATCAGTTTAACTACGTTAAACAAGAATCATACACTCATTTACACATAGTAATTAGAGTATGGAAAATGATATACGATAAAGGAGCTATATCAATTTATGGAAACATGAATGGATATGGATACTTTGGGATAATTAGATATGATAAATATGGTGGAATGAATATAGATACAATTTTTGGATCGGGAATGAGTTTAGCATATGGTGGATTAGAGGAAGATGGAGAAATTGTAAGAATTGTGCTTAATGTAAGACAATATTCAGTTTATTCTATGCAAGGAAATGATCCGTTTGAAGTTGCTCGTACAACCGGTTAATCTATCATAAAGCTATTGAGTTAAAATGATAAATTATATGACAATTGATGGTAGAAGAATATATGATATTCAATCATATGATAAAACATCAACAACTATAAGAGTAGGAAGATACGCTCTTGGTATACGTGCTTCAGTATTTGTCTTTGGGACATATGGAATTTGTGGAATCATCTATATTGATGATTCATCTAATGGTAAAGGGATTACATACTATCCCTTAAGTGGACAGGTGTTAACGATATCCGTTACTCGAAATGAACGTGAATACATAGAATTTAGTTTATATAACTTGGGAATATGGGGCACATATACTTTTATAGGATGTAACTGTTATTTTGTCTAATCTCTCTTTCAAGATAGCAAATAAAATTATGAATAGTTTTGAAACGCGTGGGTTCGTTGAACACACACACACACACACACACACACACACACACACACACACATTTTTACGAATGTTATCTTTTATGGAAGGAGGACATGTAGTCCTTCTTCTCAAGAAGGGTGGTGTCGGCTAGGTAAACATTCGACACATGATAGATTATGACAAGTTTTTGTACAGTGGATGGATATAAATTTGATTACTTAGCAAATGGGTCTAATACTCATCTTCATATAGTTATTTATTTTCCAAATATGATACGTGATAAAGGTAGTATGCTTATCTATGGAAATATGAATGGTAGTCTGTATTTAGGTATTATTGGATATAACAAAAATGGTTCAGCTAGTATTAGCCACATTGTTGGGACAGGATGCAGCATTAATAGTTCTGGACTTGAATCTGAGAATGGTGTGACATGGATAAGAATTATATTGAATATTAATCAATATAGTGCTTATGGAATATTATGCGTTGATCCATTTGAAACTGCACATACAGCATAATATATTACAATGTTTATCTAGAAAATTATGGAAAATTTTAATTTTAATGTAATAACAAAAGTTGAGTTTAACAATAACTATATTTTTAATATTTCTTTACCAAATGATACAAATTACAGAAATGTATTTTTGGTAGCAGTAGAAGGAAATGTTAATGTCTTCAATGTGTTTGATGTGGTTTTTGTTAATAATAGTGAAGTCAAACGAGTACTACATTTGGCAGATACTGCTAACTATATTACTTATTCTATAAGTGGACAAAATCTTGTTTTAAAATCCACAACACTATGGAGTTATGGATTTTGTATCAGAGCCGATTAAGACACCACACTACATAAATAATAATATGACAAATTTTGAATTTGATGTTGGCTTTATAAAAAGTCCGGGTTGTTTGAATACAACTGGTGATAAAATTCAAATTGAATTAAATTTTATAAATAGTGATAAAGCAACTGTTATTGTGTTTGGCGATCACAATGGATCACAATTTATAGTTATGATAACAGTCTGGTATATTGATATGCACTGTACAATTCAAAATATAATTGGATCATTAGGAGTTGCTTCAGTTAGTAAAACAGCTGATGGAAATATTGTGTTAAGATGTAACACAAATAAATATGGAACGTGTACAGTAATTGCAAGCGTTCCAATCAATTATGTTATTTTTGCAAATTAGTTCTCATGCTCTTAGTGGCTTTTTATATATAAAATAATGAAGGTGAGGAAAATGAAGAAAATGAATTATATGGATACATACAATGCAGTTACAGGAAGTATTATTGCATTATTGAGTTTGGTTTTTGGGGAACACTGGCTATTATTTGCCATGTTCCTTTTATTTAACATTATTGATTGGCTAACTGGGTGGATGAAGTCTGGTATTGCTAATAAGACGAATTCTACTGCGGGATGGAAAGGTATTCTTAAAAAATTAGGATATTGGCTTATGATTTTAGTATCTTTTGCAGCAGTAGCGGTCTTTATTGAAATAGGAAATACAATTGGTGTTGATTTGCGTATTACTGCGTTATTAGGATATTTCGTATTAGCATCATTACTGGTAAATGAAGTTAGATCCATCATTGAAAATTTTGTTGAAGCTGGATATAATGTACCATCTGTTTTAACAAAAGGATTAGAAGTTGCAGATAAAATTATTAATAGAGAAAATCAAGAGTAGTTTTTCAACTATTTTTAAATGGAGGAGAAATAAATTGACAAAAATGAAAGTACAAGATTTTATTAATAAAGCAATAGAAGTAGAAAAGTTACCAACATTATATAAATTAGGTAAGTTTATGAATACTAAAGATGGAAAGTATCTCTTATGTGATTGTAGTGGCTTAATTAAAGGTATCTTATGGGGATACCCTTCTGCTGGAAAATATGCAAGTAATAATGTTCGAGACATTAATGCGGATACGATGATTTCAAGATGCTCCAATGTAACAACAGACTTTACAAAGCTACAAGCAGGATGGCTTGTCTGGATGAAAGGGCATATCGGAATATATGTTGGTAATGGTGTGGTTATTGAATCAAGTCCTATTTGGGAAAATGGTATCCAACGAACATATCCTAAAGGATGTGGAAAAGCAAATGCTTATGGTTTAAAAGCCAGACAATGGCAAAAATGTGGTCAGTTAGACTGTTATATTGACTATACAAATGAAAAGCCTACACAATCAACAAGTCAAAAAAATGTCAATGTTTTCTATCGTGTAAGAACTCAGAAGCATGGGTGGCTAAGTGAAGTGAAAAATCTTGAAGACTATGCTGGTTATCAAGATAGCCCTATTACAGATGTTGCCATTAGAGTAGACAAGGGTAAGATAAAGTATCGTGTGCATGTTAAAGGTGGAAAGTGGCTTGGCTGGATTACGGAATGCGATATTAAAAATAGTTATAAATATGCTGGTAATGGCAAAGCAATTGATTTGGTACAAATTTATTATTATACACCTGATGATATAAGACCATATAAGAGAGCAAAGTATAAAACGAATTATGGTTGGCAATATGATACAGAAACAAGTAATAATCAAGATGGCTATGCTGGATTATATTCACATCCAGTAACAAAACTCAGTCTTTGTATAGAATAAAAAAAGATATTTTACAAAATGATTTGAAAACCGAAATATCGGTGTTAAAATAGGTATATAATCATCATCTTTTACATAAACTTAGTATAATGAAAATACAAGGAGATGAGATTATGAGACAAGATTATCAAACATTAAATCACATAACATTAGGAGAAAAGAAAGACTATATTCAAAAAATATGTCAAGATCAGCAATTATTACAACTTATCAATGAATGTATGACAATACAATCATTCGAAAATATGATGAATTATCAAGAGATCAATAAAAAGTTATTTATTTATGCATTACATGCACTTTATCAGTCATCAGATTATGATCAGCTTGAATATCATTTAATGATGATGAATGGATTATTTCAATATCAAAGCTATACAGATTTAAAAAAACAATTATTTACAAAAATATGTAAAAAGACAATCACAATTAATGAGTACTGTGTACTTAGACATTTGATAGATTTTCAAAATACATCATTCGCTCACTTTATACAAGTCTTACATGAAAACTATGAAGTAGAATTACAAGAATGTGCAAAAATGTGTTTATTAGAAGATCAATATCATCTTGCCTATCAATATTTAAAATTATTGCCAGATTGTTCTGACCAAAATTTATTAGACTTATTATGCAGTTATAGTTTTTATGATTATGTTTCATTAATGAGACATTATAATAAACAAAAAAGGAGCTATCAATTCGCAACAAGTCACTAGGAGGAAAATATGGGGAAAAGGATGTATTATGTTTTCAAATTCATTTTAGAAAATAAGGATAAAGGAATATCAGCAAAAGAAATTCAAGAGCGATTAGAAGATTATGAAATTTATTTAGATATTAAAACAGTTTATTCATGTATTCATCAAATTAATGATTTCTTTTATGAATGGCTTCATGAAAATATGATTACTTCGATCAAAAGAGTTGGTTTTAAAATTCAAACAGATTTTTTAGAAGATGGTGAACTGCAATTCCTTTTAGATAGTATCGTTTTTCATCAGGATTTAAAGAATGATGACAAACAGAATTTACAAAATAAATTATTATCTTTATCATCATATCATCAAAAACAGCGTCTTGTTCACTTCAAGCCATCCAAAAGAGATCTTCATTTCTCATTATTTCTTAACTTAACAACCATTATGAAAGCTATTGAAAACAAATCCGTCCTTTCTTTTCAATATATTAATTATGTCATTAAAAGAAATCATCTTACAGAAGTCCCCTCACTACATGGAAATAACCAAGATCAATACATTATTTCTCCTTATCAGATTGTTTCACAAAATAATCATTATTATGTTATAGGTTATAATGATAAATTTAAAAATGCACTTTCTACATATCGTGTTGATCGTATGCGTTTAATTCAAACAATTCGTGACTCATATATTGATATCAGAGAACAATTTGATTTAACAGATGAAATAGAAAAAACTACCAACATGTATATATCCCAAAATAGAGATACAATTCAATTAG from Candidatus Stoquefichus sp. SB1 includes these protein-coding regions:
- a CDS encoding DUF6711 family protein, which encodes MDILKINGQAIQNPVALQWEESDLDSSEGTGRNQLGDMFRDRITMKRKVSVSFPPMKDAEMSSLLEAISPMFFALEYPDPKLGRRHTMTVYVSDRSVPVYMFDKTMNQWIWQGMSIDFIEK
- a CDS encoding DUF859 family phage minor structural protein, whose translation is MASIRSGTYKSHLWLTFDYSYSQNVANNNSSVSWSLVLHWDASLNFSASKSYSVTVNGTNYSGSYTGGASGGSGSKTIRSGTTSVGHNADGTKSVSVSASFGIEVTYSGTKISTMTLSGSFTLPTIPRASSFGAISGNTIGSAMTININRASTAFTHSLWYSFGNISWAGIGSGIGTSTTWTVPMELCNQIGNATSGTGTLILRTYNGSTQIGEDKYINFTVNVPASVVPWVSAPTVSEAISGLAAKFGGYVKGKSQLAVSISAGGSYSSWITQYSTSVSGIGTYGSASFTSGVLWNAGNVTITTTVTDSRGRTASASKTVTVLDYYSPSISKFAVVRCNNAGTVDENAGAYARITYAFAIASVSSKNTNSFALQYLNDSGNWTNLMTGSGYSKDTYYVSTVTFDVNKERQFRIAVTDYFGTWYAYATMAPTFTLVNFSSGGNGIAIGTTAEDNKFKIAIPVYYKNNLIDLGKVMIFDGYENGKIKFHTID
- a CDS encoding phage holin family protein — protein: MKKMNYMDTYNAVTGSIIALLSLVFGEHWLLFAMFLLFNIIDWLTGWMKSGIANKTNSTAGWKGILKKLGYWLMILVSFAAVAVFIEIGNTIGVDLRITALLGYFVLASLLVNEVRSIIENFVEAGYNVPSVLTKGLEVADKIINRENQE
- a CDS encoding helix-turn-helix transcriptional regulator, whose amino-acid sequence is MGKRMYYVFKFILENKDKGISAKEIQERLEDYEIYLDIKTVYSCIHQINDFFYEWLHENMITSIKRVGFKIQTDFLEDGELQFLLDSIVFHQDLKNDDKQNLQNKLLSLSSYHQKQRLVHFKPSKRDLHFSLFLNLTTIMKAIENKSVLSFQYINYVIKRNHLTEVPSLHGNNQDQYIISPYQIVSQNNHYYVIGYNDKFKNALSTYRVDRMRLIQTIRDSYIDIREQFDLTDEIEKTTNMYISQNRDTIQLECDQKLLRELVSRFGTDITAQKLYQQQYLVTILDTPISDGLIGWLMMLQDQVKVIAPESLQIEMKKRIEKMLTLYNHDNEI